Proteins encoded by one window of Halobaculum halobium:
- the aspS gene encoding aspartate--tRNA(Asn) ligase: MHGRTYTADATPGEAATVAGWVHETRDLGGIAFLILRDKTGKIQVKLEKDEMDEAMVDTGLDAHRESVLKVEGDVKEEPRAPTGVEVVPTDIEVVAPADPELPLDPSGKVDAELPTRLDNRTLDLRKPSVQAVFEIRAELLRAVRDAFRSHDATEINTPKIVATGTEGGTELFPISYFGEEAFMNQSPQLFKQLMAGSNLERVFEIGPIFRAEEHNTPRHLNEAHSIDFEGAFCDHTEAMDVAEAVTKAAYEAVAENCADELEELGIAEEFAVPSGDFPRLSYQEALDRVNATGELDEHLVWGDDLSTEAEHVLGQEVGEHYFITDWPSEVKPFYIKDHDDDDEKSTGFDMMHPRMELVSGGQREHRHEQLIAGFEQQGLDPEEFEYYTKMFRYGMPPHAGWGMGAERLLMTMLDLDNIREAVLFPRDRQRLSP; encoded by the coding sequence ATGCACGGTCGAACGTACACGGCTGACGCGACCCCCGGCGAGGCGGCCACTGTCGCCGGCTGGGTCCACGAAACTCGCGATCTGGGCGGCATCGCGTTCCTGATCCTCCGCGACAAGACCGGGAAGATCCAGGTGAAACTGGAGAAAGACGAGATGGACGAGGCGATGGTCGACACCGGCCTCGACGCGCACCGCGAATCCGTCCTGAAGGTCGAGGGCGACGTGAAAGAGGAGCCACGCGCGCCCACCGGCGTCGAGGTCGTCCCGACGGACATCGAGGTCGTCGCGCCTGCTGACCCCGAACTCCCGCTCGACCCCTCCGGAAAGGTCGACGCGGAGCTGCCGACCCGACTCGACAACCGCACGCTCGACCTCCGCAAGCCGTCGGTGCAGGCGGTCTTCGAGATCCGCGCGGAGCTGCTTCGCGCCGTCCGCGACGCCTTCCGGAGCCACGACGCCACCGAGATCAACACGCCGAAGATCGTCGCCACCGGGACGGAGGGCGGCACCGAGCTGTTCCCCATCTCCTACTTCGGCGAGGAGGCGTTCATGAACCAGAGCCCACAGCTGTTCAAGCAGCTCATGGCCGGTTCCAACCTCGAACGCGTCTTCGAGATCGGCCCGATCTTCCGCGCCGAGGAGCACAACACGCCGCGCCACCTCAACGAGGCCCACTCCATCGACTTCGAGGGCGCCTTCTGCGACCACACCGAGGCGATGGACGTCGCCGAGGCGGTCACGAAGGCTGCCTACGAGGCCGTCGCCGAGAACTGCGCCGACGAGCTGGAGGAGCTCGGCATCGCCGAGGAGTTCGCGGTCCCCTCGGGCGACTTCCCGCGCCTGAGCTACCAGGAGGCGCTCGACCGCGTCAACGCGACGGGCGAGCTCGACGAGCACCTCGTGTGGGGCGACGACCTCTCGACGGAGGCCGAGCACGTGCTCGGGCAGGAGGTCGGCGAGCACTACTTCATCACCGACTGGCCCTCGGAGGTCAAGCCGTTCTACATCAAGGACCACGACGACGACGACGAGAAGTCGACCGGCTTCGACATGATGCACCCGCGCATGGAGCTGGTGTCGGGCGGCCAGCGCGAGCACCGCCACGAGCAGCTCATCGCCGGCTTCGAGCAGCAGGGGCTCGACCCCGAGGAGTTCGAGTACTACACCAAGATGTTCCGCTACGGTATGCCGCCCCACGCCGGCTGGGGGATGGGCGCCGAGCGCCTCCTCATGACGATGCTCGATCTGGACAACATCCGCGAGGCCGTGCTCTTCCCGCGCGACCGCCAGCGGCTCTCGCCGTAA
- a CDS encoding NUDIX domain-containing protein — protein sequence MPDIRGVALGAIRHPATGEYLVQRLPGTDDTHFHRFIGGGIHVGEASDAALEREFREELGVAVEAGPAVCTVENLFEWGGDSHHEFAIVREATFADDSLYDRDRFTGVEDDGGDDGGDDDRFEYEAYWRSLTALRAADAPFFPVGVADAVAVDGHTHVVSPLDADAGAVADAVTGADTDAVDE from the coding sequence ATGCCCGACATCCGCGGCGTTGCCCTCGGCGCCATCCGCCACCCGGCCACCGGCGAGTACCTCGTCCAGCGGCTCCCCGGAACTGACGACACCCACTTTCACCGCTTCATCGGCGGGGGGATCCACGTCGGCGAGGCGAGCGACGCGGCGCTGGAGCGGGAGTTCCGCGAGGAACTGGGCGTCGCCGTCGAGGCCGGCCCGGCGGTCTGTACCGTCGAAAACCTGTTCGAGTGGGGCGGCGACTCCCACCACGAGTTCGCGATCGTGCGCGAGGCGACGTTCGCCGACGATTCGCTGTACGATCGCGATCGATTCACCGGCGTCGAGGACGACGGCGGCGACGATGGCGGCGACGACGACCGATTCGAGTACGAGGCGTACTGGCGCTCGTTGACGGCGTTGCGGGCGGCCGACGCGCCCTTCTTCCCCGTCGGCGTCGCCGACGCGGTCGCGGTCGACGGGCACACGCACGTCGTCAGTCCACTCGACGCGGACGCCGGGGCCGTCGCCGACGCGGTCACCGGTGCCGACACTGACGCCGTCGACGAGTGA
- a CDS encoding sensor histidine kinase, whose protein sequence is MTNAGRAGGHNSDADSEATVPGEREVDADVDDTGGPAWFSGALAASGAFTGALVVGTATLAFTSAGRSPGSIVLGLVGPLCAVWAYGVVLTWVARVDLPREHHARLAGWLVVGVIPLVVGAVVMQAYSAAVGALDSFSPAAAGGWACGGVVFGAAVGIGDVRVRMRTTEAEEATARYERLVEVLTVLNRVLRHDVRNDLTVIAGYLDHARREGDADIAEYLDGIEARAERIERLSDHARLAEDAVLGDETIEGATDLALVAERVVGTVARDHPEASVSIRAESDDVRALVPGHDLLESAVHNVVENAVEHAGRSDPTVEVVVRVRPDETLADADATDSLGPDAEFGDRLGAGGVVEVAVADDGPGFPDRERTVLEEGGEDALESSSGMGLWVVHWIVDTVGGVTAVSDREGGGSVVTLRFPWLGDDDGET, encoded by the coding sequence GTGACGAACGCGGGCCGGGCCGGGGGGCACAACAGCGATGCCGACAGCGAGGCGACTGTACCCGGCGAGCGCGAAGTCGACGCCGACGTCGACGACACCGGGGGACCGGCGTGGTTCTCCGGAGCGCTGGCAGCAAGCGGCGCGTTCACCGGCGCGCTCGTCGTCGGCACCGCGACGCTGGCGTTCACTTCGGCCGGTCGGAGCCCGGGGTCGATCGTGTTGGGGCTCGTCGGTCCGCTGTGTGCGGTGTGGGCCTACGGCGTCGTGCTCACGTGGGTCGCCCGCGTGGACCTGCCCCGCGAGCACCACGCCCGTCTCGCCGGCTGGCTCGTCGTCGGGGTGATCCCGCTGGTCGTGGGCGCGGTGGTGATGCAGGCGTACAGCGCAGCCGTCGGGGCGCTCGACTCGTTCTCGCCGGCCGCGGCCGGCGGCTGGGCCTGCGGCGGCGTCGTCTTCGGCGCCGCCGTCGGCATCGGCGACGTGCGCGTCCGGATGCGCACGACCGAGGCCGAGGAGGCGACCGCCCGCTACGAGCGCCTCGTCGAGGTGTTGACCGTTCTCAACCGGGTGTTGCGCCACGACGTTCGCAACGACCTCACGGTGATCGCGGGCTACCTCGACCACGCGCGCCGCGAGGGCGACGCCGACATCGCCGAGTATCTCGACGGGATCGAGGCCCGCGCCGAGCGGATCGAGCGGCTGAGCGACCACGCTCGCCTCGCCGAGGACGCGGTGCTCGGCGACGAGACGATCGAGGGGGCGACCGATCTCGCACTCGTCGCCGAGCGCGTCGTCGGCACTGTCGCCCGCGACCACCCCGAGGCCTCGGTGTCGATCCGGGCGGAGTCGGACGACGTGCGGGCGCTCGTCCCGGGGCACGACCTGCTGGAGTCGGCCGTCCACAACGTCGTCGAGAACGCCGTCGAGCACGCCGGGCGGTCGGACCCGACCGTCGAGGTCGTCGTGCGCGTCCGTCCCGACGAGACGCTCGCGGACGCCGATGCCACCGACTCACTCGGTCCCGACGCCGAGTTCGGCGACCGACTCGGCGCCGGCGGGGTCGTCGAGGTGGCGGTCGCCGACGACGGCCCGGGCTTTCCCGACCGCGAGCGCACCGTGCTCGAGGAGGGGGGCGAGGACGCGCTGGAGTCCAGTTCCGGCATGGGACTGTGGGTGGTCCACTGGATCGTCGACACGGTGGGCGGCGTCACGGCCGTCTCGGACCGCGAGGGCGGCGGCAGCGTCGTCACCCTCCGGTTCCCGTGGCTCGGCGACGACGACGGCGAGACGTGA
- a CDS encoding 4-phosphopantoate--beta-alanine ligase — MTEDAPDESGDGDATDPEVPADPEHESEIPEDHPRYQSLLTRHRIEHGVDLGITSKQGLIAEGRGEAFDYLLGEETLPSADAAARAAAAYLLLAEHPVLSVNGNVAALVPGEIVELAAATGADIEVNLFNRTPERMEAIAEHLREHGASEVKGLTADGRIPGLSHERAKVDADGIGDADVVVVPLEDGDRAEALGAMGKTEIVIDLNPMSRSAQVAAVPIVDNIIRAVPNITRHAEELADASDDELRDITASFDREAALAEAERAIREGDLD, encoded by the coding sequence ATGACCGAGGACGCGCCGGACGAATCCGGCGACGGCGACGCCACCGACCCCGAGGTCCCCGCGGACCCCGAGCACGAGTCGGAGATCCCCGAGGACCACCCGCGCTACCAGTCGCTGCTCACGCGCCACCGCATCGAACACGGAGTCGACTTGGGCATCACCTCAAAGCAGGGGCTCATCGCGGAGGGCCGCGGCGAGGCGTTCGACTACCTGCTCGGGGAGGAGACGCTCCCCTCGGCCGACGCCGCCGCCCGCGCCGCCGCCGCGTACCTCCTGCTGGCCGAGCACCCGGTGCTCTCGGTGAACGGCAACGTCGCGGCGCTGGTGCCCGGCGAAATCGTCGAGCTCGCCGCGGCGACGGGCGCCGACATCGAGGTGAACCTGTTCAACCGCACCCCCGAGCGAATGGAGGCGATCGCCGAGCACCTCCGCGAGCACGGCGCGAGCGAGGTGAAAGGCCTCACCGCGGACGGCCGCATTCCCGGCTTGAGCCACGAGCGCGCGAAGGTGGACGCCGACGGCATCGGCGACGCCGACGTGGTCGTCGTGCCGCTGGAGGACGGCGACCGTGCGGAGGCGCTGGGCGCGATGGGGAAGACCGAGATCGTGATCGACCTGAACCCGATGAGCCGCTCCGCGCAGGTCGCCGCGGTTCCCATCGTCGACAACATCATCCGCGCCGTTCCCAATATCACCCGCCACGCCGAGGAACTGGCCGACGCGAGCGACGACGAACTGCGGGACATAACCGCGTCGTTCGACCGGGAGGCCGCGCTGGCGGAGGCCGAGCGGGCGATCCGCGAGGGCGACCTGGACTGA
- a CDS encoding molybdopterin-dependent oxidoreductase has product MSRLRGAVVRSLRASEPPARVVDWAIAVSVAVEVVSGLYSFTRGTPSGAWVFWLHSTVGLTLAALVAFKLYRVRRRVTTAAAWDRFTPLSVLQAVVTLASLGTGVFWVLGGNVPVLAWTTLNLHVGLGLLLVPLVLWHLRGRYHSPRDVDLDRRAALRTGALLVAGTVAWRATETADRVLGGAGRRFTGSKPTGDLYDTETEGGGFPVTSWVADDPDPVDRESWSLSVRGLVDQELDLPFEAIGGGDPDAELAATLDCTSGWYTHQRWGGVRVGDLLDSAGADGERARYVRFTSVTGYRWSLPIDEAREALVATHVRGEPLSHGHGAPARLVAPGRRGFQWVKWVESVEVRERGDAMQWLVTLLSGFD; this is encoded by the coding sequence ATGAGTCGCCTCCGCGGGGCCGTCGTGCGCTCCCTGCGCGCGAGCGAGCCGCCGGCCCGCGTCGTCGACTGGGCCATCGCGGTCTCTGTCGCCGTCGAAGTGGTCTCCGGGCTGTACTCGTTCACCCGCGGGACGCCGAGCGGTGCGTGGGTGTTCTGGCTCCACTCGACGGTCGGGCTGACGCTCGCGGCGCTCGTCGCGTTCAAGCTGTACCGCGTCCGTCGGCGGGTCACGACTGCGGCGGCGTGGGATCGCTTCACCCCGCTCTCGGTGCTGCAGGCGGTCGTGACGCTCGCTTCCCTCGGAACGGGCGTCTTCTGGGTGCTCGGCGGCAACGTCCCGGTGCTCGCGTGGACGACGCTCAACCTCCACGTCGGCCTCGGTCTGCTGCTCGTCCCGCTGGTGCTGTGGCACCTCCGGGGCCGGTACCACTCCCCGCGCGACGTGGACCTCGACCGGCGCGCGGCGCTGCGGACGGGCGCGCTGCTCGTCGCCGGGACCGTCGCCTGGCGCGCGACCGAAACGGCCGACCGCGTCCTCGGCGGGGCGGGTCGTCGCTTCACGGGGTCGAAACCGACCGGAGACCTCTACGACACCGAGACGGAGGGCGGCGGCTTCCCGGTGACCTCGTGGGTCGCCGACGACCCCGACCCCGTCGACCGCGAGTCGTGGTCGCTCTCGGTACGGGGGCTGGTCGATCAGGAACTCGACCTCCCGTTCGAAGCGATCGGCGGCGGCGACCCCGACGCGGAACTGGCGGCGACGCTCGACTGCACCTCCGGGTGGTACACCCACCAGCGCTGGGGCGGCGTCCGCGTCGGCGACCTGCTCGACTCGGCAGGCGCGGACGGCGAACGCGCGCGCTACGTGCGGTTCACGTCGGTGACGGGCTACCGGTGGTCGCTCCCGATCGACGAGGCGCGCGAGGCGCTGGTGGCGACGCACGTTCGCGGCGAACCGCTCTCGCACGGTCACGGCGCGCCCGCGCGGCTGGTCGCACCGGGGCGACGAGGGTTCCAGTGGGTGAAGTGGGTCGAATCGGTAGAGGTGCGCGAGCGAGGGGACGCGATGCAGTGGCTCGTGACGCTGCTATCGGGGTTCGACTGA
- a CDS encoding cupin domain-containing protein, giving the protein MDHVVVDDLDNSLQPAAVMRHLTEPLGCEDLAINYYELAPGDSFAFAYHNHEVQEEVFVVLSGTATWVVGPEPGNSADPVGSADPGESAERREIEVGPMEAIRVPPGQFQRGWNRSDGRVTALALGAPLAYGEQLKRDDCPACGDEVAVSIERASDDESQLITECVDCGAEVARWRRGDAGENERVR; this is encoded by the coding sequence ATGGATCACGTCGTCGTCGACGACCTCGACAACTCCCTGCAGCCGGCCGCGGTGATGCGCCACCTCACCGAGCCGCTCGGCTGCGAGGACCTCGCGATCAACTACTACGAACTCGCGCCGGGCGACTCCTTCGCGTTCGCCTACCACAACCACGAGGTGCAAGAGGAGGTGTTCGTCGTGCTGTCGGGGACGGCGACGTGGGTCGTCGGTCCCGAGCCCGGGAATTCGGCCGACCCCGTCGGCTCGGCTGACCCCGGGGAATCCGCGGAGCGACGGGAGATCGAGGTCGGGCCGATGGAGGCGATCCGGGTCCCGCCGGGGCAGTTCCAGCGCGGGTGGAACCGCAGCGACGGGAGAGTGACCGCGCTCGCGCTGGGCGCGCCGCTGGCGTACGGCGAGCAGTTGAAGCGCGACGACTGTCCCGCCTGCGGCGACGAGGTCGCGGTGTCGATCGAACGCGCGTCCGACGACGAGTCACAGCTGATCACCGAGTGTGTCGACTGCGGCGCCGAGGTGGCGCGCTGGCGGCGCGGCGACGCCGGCGAGAACGAGCGTGTCAGGTGA